One window from the genome of Spirosoma rhododendri encodes:
- the mraY gene encoding phospho-N-acetylmuramoyl-pentapeptide-transferase translates to MLYYLFQFLDERYDVPGAGVFQYISFRALGAVVTSLLIAAIFGRKIIDTLRNLQIGESIRDLGLEGQMQKRGTPTMGGFIILASLLIPALLFAKLSNVYIVLALVSTVWTGLIGFLDDYIKVFKKNKEGLEGRFKVVGQIGLGLIVGLTLYFNEYVKIRKYAPRLLSTSNVPDVYVDIKSTLTTVPFLKNNEFDYSSLLFGLLPDSYTWIVYVIICIFIITAVSNGANITDGIDGLAAGTSTIIALTVGVLAYLSGNKVFSQYLNIMYIPNSGELVIFCAAFVGACVGFLWYNSYPAQVFMGDTGSLMLGGVIAVLFLAIRKELLIPIVCGIFLVENISVIMQVSYFKYTKKKYGEGRRILLMSPLHHHFQKKGYHEAKIVTRFWIVGIILAVLALATLKLR, encoded by the coding sequence ATGTTATATTATCTATTTCAATTTCTCGACGAACGGTACGATGTTCCCGGCGCGGGCGTCTTTCAATACATCTCGTTTCGGGCGTTGGGGGCCGTGGTTACGTCGTTGCTGATTGCCGCCATTTTCGGTCGTAAAATCATCGATACGCTGCGCAATCTGCAAATCGGTGAGTCAATTCGTGATCTGGGTCTTGAAGGACAGATGCAGAAGCGCGGCACGCCCACGATGGGCGGATTTATCATCCTGGCGTCGCTGCTGATTCCGGCGCTGCTGTTTGCCAAGCTCTCTAACGTCTACATCGTACTGGCGCTGGTGTCGACTGTCTGGACCGGCCTGATTGGCTTTTTGGATGATTACATCAAGGTATTCAAGAAGAATAAGGAGGGGCTGGAAGGCCGTTTTAAAGTCGTTGGGCAAATTGGTCTGGGCCTGATCGTGGGTCTGACACTCTATTTCAACGAATATGTCAAAATTCGCAAATACGCCCCCCGACTACTTAGTACGTCCAACGTGCCTGACGTATATGTCGACATCAAATCGACGCTGACAACGGTGCCTTTTCTGAAGAATAACGAGTTCGATTACAGCTCGTTGTTGTTCGGCCTGTTGCCCGATAGCTACACCTGGATCGTCTACGTTATCATCTGCATTTTTATCATCACGGCTGTATCAAACGGTGCCAACATCACCGACGGTATCGACGGACTAGCCGCTGGTACGTCGACAATTATTGCGCTGACGGTGGGTGTACTGGCGTATCTGTCGGGAAACAAGGTGTTCTCGCAGTACCTCAACATCATGTACATTCCGAACTCGGGCGAGCTGGTAATTTTCTGTGCCGCTTTTGTGGGAGCCTGCGTCGGTTTTCTCTGGTATAACTCGTACCCCGCGCAGGTATTCATGGGCGATACCGGTAGCCTGATGCTGGGTGGTGTTATTGCCGTACTGTTTTTGGCCATCCGGAAAGAACTGCTGATTCCAATTGTCTGTGGTATTTTTTTGGTGGAGAACATCTCCGTAATCATGCAGGTCAGCTATTTTAAGTACACCAAAAAGAAATACGGCGAAGGACGGCGTATCCTGCTGATGTCGCCCCTGCACCACCATTTTCAGAAGAAAGGCTACCACGAGGCCAAGATCGTCACCCGTTTCTGGATCGTCGGCATCATCCTGGCTGTACTGGCTCTGGCCACGCTCAAGCTGCGGTAG
- the rplM gene encoding 50S ribosomal protein L13 produces MNTLSYKTISANKETVQKEWVVVDAQGEVLGRLASQVASLIRGKHKTNFTPHVDCGDNVIVINADKIRLTGAKMTDKVYTRHTGYPGGQRFTSPRLLLEKHPERIIEHAVKGMLPKNRLGRRLYTNLYVYAGEQHPHEAQQPTAVKF; encoded by the coding sequence GTGAATACGCTCAGTTACAAAACAATCTCTGCCAACAAAGAAACGGTGCAGAAGGAGTGGGTTGTGGTTGACGCACAGGGCGAGGTACTTGGCCGGTTGGCCAGTCAGGTAGCTAGTCTGATTCGCGGCAAACACAAAACCAACTTCACACCCCACGTCGATTGCGGGGACAACGTGATCGTCATCAACGCCGACAAGATTCGTCTGACCGGTGCCAAGATGACCGACAAAGTTTACACGCGCCACACGGGTTACCCCGGCGGTCAGCGGTTTACGTCGCCCCGGCTGCTGCTGGAAAAGCATCCAGAGCGGATTATCGAACATGCCGTGAAGGGTATGCTGCCCAAGAATCGGCTTGGTCGTCGGCTGTACACCAACCTGTACGTTTACGCCGGTGAACAACACCCCCACGAGGCTCAGCAACCTACAGCCGTTAAATTCTAA
- the rpsI gene encoding 30S ribosomal protein S9, with product MDRINTIGRRKTAISRIYMSAGTGAITVNGKDYKQYFPTEVLQIILNQPFSTINGVDGYDVKVNVRGGGVSGQAEATRMAIARALVEMNSEFRPALKKEGFLTRDSRMVERKKYGRRKARRRFQFSKR from the coding sequence ATGGATCGCATTAACACTATCGGTCGTCGTAAAACGGCCATCAGCCGCATCTATATGTCGGCTGGAACCGGAGCCATCACGGTGAACGGAAAAGACTACAAACAGTATTTCCCCACGGAAGTGCTGCAAATCATCCTGAATCAGCCCTTCTCGACCATCAACGGCGTTGACGGTTACGACGTGAAGGTAAACGTTCGTGGTGGTGGCGTATCGGGTCAGGCTGAAGCGACCCGCATGGCTATCGCTCGTGCGCTGGTTGAGATGAACTCGGAGTTCCGCCCGGCCCTCAAGAAAGAAGGCTTCCTGACGCGGGATTCGCGCATGGTAGAACGTAAGAAGTACGGTCGTCGGAAAGCCCGTCGGCGGTTCCAGTTCTCGAAGCGTTAA
- the rpsB gene encoding 30S ribosomal protein S2, with the protein MAQIEYKELLDAGVHFGHLTRKWDPRMAPYIFMEKNGIHIIDLNKTQAALEEASNALKGIVRSGRKVLFVATKKQAQEIVSEEARRLKMPYVTDRWQGGMLTNFATIRKSLKKMQTLEKMLKDEETVKSIAKRERLTKSRDKEKLERVLGGIADLTRLPAALFVVDVKREHIAVAEAHRLGIPVFAMCDTNSNPEEVDFAIPANDDAYKSISLITLAIGKAIEEGLTERKQDKDDQRVQEEEEAKRQSDMAQAKSEGEDQPVAVSSPAAVAEDEQQA; encoded by the coding sequence ATGGCACAAATCGAATATAAAGAACTCCTCGACGCTGGTGTGCATTTCGGCCACCTGACGCGTAAGTGGGACCCCCGGATGGCTCCGTATATCTTCATGGAGAAGAACGGCATCCACATTATTGACCTCAACAAAACGCAGGCTGCCCTCGAAGAAGCGTCGAATGCACTGAAAGGCATTGTACGTTCGGGCCGCAAAGTGTTGTTCGTGGCTACCAAGAAGCAGGCACAGGAGATTGTTTCGGAAGAAGCACGTCGCCTGAAAATGCCGTACGTTACTGACCGCTGGCAGGGCGGGATGCTGACGAACTTCGCTACGATCCGCAAGTCGCTGAAGAAAATGCAGACGCTGGAGAAAATGCTGAAAGACGAGGAGACCGTCAAGAGCATTGCCAAGCGCGAGCGTTTGACCAAGAGCCGCGATAAAGAAAAGCTGGAGCGCGTACTGGGCGGTATTGCCGACCTGACCCGCCTGCCGGCTGCTCTGTTTGTTGTTGACGTAAAGCGTGAGCACATCGCCGTAGCGGAAGCACACCGTTTGGGTATCCCCGTCTTTGCTATGTGTGATACGAACTCGAACCCTGAAGAGGTTGATTTCGCGATCCCCGCTAACGACGACGCGTACAAGTCGATTTCGCTGATTACGCTGGCGATCGGTAAGGCCATTGAAGAAGGGCTGACCGAGCGGAAGCAGGACAAAGACGATCAGCGTGTGCAGGAAGAAGAGGAAGCAAAGCGTCAGAGCGATATGGCGCAGGCCAAATCGGAAGGTGAAGACCAACCTGTAGCTGTTTCATCACCTGCTGCTGTCGCTGAAGACGAGCAGCAAGCATAA
- the tsf gene encoding translation elongation factor Ts: protein MAITAADVNKLRQETGAGMMDCKKALTEADGDFDKAKEVLRKQGQKIADKRADNATAEGIVLAHVSEDGKSGKVIALACETEPVSKVADFQNLAMAVMSTAVATGATDKAALLATSQADGRSLQDHITDLMGKIGEKIDVASFETVSADKVVSYIHSNGKLGVLVGLVNVNGTDVTEVGKDVAMQIAAMKPVALDKDGVDATIVEREIEIGKEQARQEGKPEAMLEKIALGKLNKFYKENTLLNQEFVKDGSLTIAQLLDKTSKGLTVSEFKRIAIG, encoded by the coding sequence ATGGCAATTACCGCTGCTGACGTAAACAAACTTCGGCAAGAGACCGGAGCCGGTATGATGGACTGTAAAAAAGCCCTCACCGAAGCCGACGGCGATTTTGACAAAGCAAAAGAAGTTCTGCGTAAGCAGGGCCAGAAAATAGCCGACAAGCGGGCCGACAACGCTACCGCCGAAGGTATCGTGCTGGCGCATGTCAGCGAAGACGGGAAGAGCGGTAAAGTAATCGCGCTGGCCTGCGAAACCGAACCAGTTTCGAAAGTAGCTGACTTCCAGAATCTGGCTATGGCCGTTATGAGCACGGCTGTCGCTACGGGTGCTACCGACAAGGCAGCGCTGCTGGCTACGTCGCAGGCTGATGGCCGCAGCCTTCAGGACCACATCACGGACCTGATGGGTAAAATCGGTGAGAAAATCGACGTTGCGTCGTTTGAAACCGTATCGGCTGATAAAGTAGTGTCGTACATTCACTCTAATGGCAAACTGGGCGTACTGGTAGGTCTGGTAAATGTAAACGGTACCGACGTAACCGAAGTAGGAAAAGACGTAGCGATGCAGATTGCTGCTATGAAGCCGGTTGCTCTGGACAAAGACGGCGTCGACGCTACCATCGTTGAGCGCGAAATCGAGATTGGTAAAGAGCAGGCTCGTCAGGAAGGCAAGCCTGAAGCGATGCTCGAAAAAATCGCGCTCGGTAAACTGAACAAGTTTTACAAAGAAAACACGCTGCTGAATCAGGAATTCGTGAAAGACGGTTCGCTGACGATCGCGCAGCTGCTGGACAAGACGAGTAAGGGTTTGACTGTATCGGAGTTCAAGCGTATTGCAATCGGCTAG
- a CDS encoding RNA polymerase sigma factor has protein sequence MKEFSDEELVHRFVETQQNQYFERLYERYCDKVYRKCLSFTKDPVKAEDLTHDIFLKLIVKLGGFKEQSKFSTWLYSITYNYCTDHVRSPTRRNEVYMDEGWERVEAVDDDMAEIAEMEAQRLKYALEQMPPDERTLLLMKYQDDVSIREIADVNGLTESAVKMRLKRSRDRLRKYYLESAVLLLLLAIKTIMAIRWPFR, from the coding sequence ATGAAGGAGTTTTCGGACGAAGAGTTGGTGCATAGGTTCGTAGAAACGCAACAAAACCAGTATTTCGAGCGGCTGTACGAACGCTACTGCGACAAAGTATATCGTAAGTGCCTGTCTTTCACTAAAGATCCGGTAAAAGCAGAGGATCTGACGCACGATATATTCCTGAAACTTATCGTGAAGCTGGGCGGCTTCAAAGAGCAGTCCAAGTTTTCAACCTGGCTGTATTCAATTACGTACAACTACTGCACCGATCACGTTCGCTCACCGACGCGCCGGAATGAAGTATACATGGATGAAGGCTGGGAACGGGTTGAAGCCGTCGACGACGACATGGCCGAGATCGCCGAGATGGAAGCGCAACGGCTGAAATACGCGCTGGAACAGATGCCCCCCGACGAGCGGACGTTGCTGCTGATGAAATATCAGGACGACGTGAGCATCCGGGAAATTGCCGATGTAAACGGATTAACGGAGAGCGCCGTAAAAATGCGGCTCAAACGGTCGCGGGATCGGCTGCGTAAATATTATCTGGAGAGTGCTGTATTATTGTTACTATTGGCTATCAAAACAATTATGGCAATACGCTGGCCTTTTCGCTAG
- a CDS encoding mechanosensitive ion channel family protein gives MNSIPNLQEILTNIVLGLVNQLVNFIPRLISAIVILVLGVFIARLIRKVVQTVLQKVGIDRIGERLNDIDLVKNLNTEIKLSTVIAQVLYFFIVLIFATAAAEMLGVAALTDLVLGITNLIPRLIVAGVMIIVGLFISDSLKKLVISICQSFNISAGRMLGTLVFFFFFIITLINALGQAGLNTQLLESSFNLIIGGIIFAFAFGYGIASRDVMANILSSFYSKNKYRIGQTIQVDDVKGEIIKIDSTSLTLQTYDTVTVLPLQILQTRQVIVFD, from the coding sequence ATGAATTCCATACCAAATCTCCAGGAGATACTGACCAACATTGTGCTTGGTCTGGTCAACCAACTGGTCAATTTTATACCCCGCCTGATTAGTGCCATCGTCATACTGGTACTGGGCGTTTTCATCGCCCGCCTGATTCGGAAAGTAGTGCAGACTGTACTGCAAAAGGTTGGTATCGATCGGATTGGCGAGCGGTTGAATGACATCGACCTGGTCAAGAACCTGAATACGGAAATCAAACTGAGCACCGTCATTGCGCAGGTACTTTATTTCTTCATCGTACTGATTTTTGCGACAGCTGCTGCCGAGATGCTGGGTGTTGCTGCACTAACGGATCTGGTGCTGGGTATCACCAATCTAATCCCCCGACTCATCGTTGCAGGAGTCATGATTATCGTCGGCCTGTTTATCTCTGATTCTCTGAAAAAACTGGTCATTAGCATTTGTCAGTCGTTCAACATCAGCGCGGGACGAATGCTGGGTACGCTGGTTTTTTTCTTTTTCTTCATTATCACGCTCATCAATGCGTTGGGGCAGGCTGGGTTGAACACGCAACTGCTCGAATCCAGTTTTAACCTGATTATCGGCGGTATCATATTCGCCTTTGCCTTTGGCTACGGTATCGCATCACGCGATGTAATGGCGAATATTCTGTCGTCATTTTACTCGAAGAATAAATACCGCATCGGTCAGACAATTCAGGTCGACGACGTGAAAGGCGAAATCATAAAAATCGACAGTACATCACTGACGCTACAGACATACGATACCGTGACGGTACTGCCGCTACAAATTCTGCAAACACGTCAGGTCATCGTATTCGACTAA
- the mscL gene encoding large-conductance mechanosensitive channel protein MscL, which yields MLNEFKAFIAQGNVLDLAVGIIIGAAFGKITTSLVEDIINPVLGLIIGGIDFSQLKIVLKEAIGTTPEVAIRYGNFINVLIQFLIIAFVIFLIVKAANRARMSSSMAPKE from the coding sequence ATGCTAAACGAATTCAAGGCATTTATTGCGCAGGGTAACGTTCTCGATCTGGCCGTAGGGATCATCATTGGCGCTGCATTTGGTAAGATCACCACCTCACTGGTCGAAGATATTATCAACCCGGTCTTGGGTCTGATTATCGGTGGTATCGATTTCAGTCAGTTAAAGATTGTTCTGAAAGAAGCCATCGGTACAACACCCGAAGTGGCAATTCGGTATGGTAACTTTATCAACGTACTGATTCAGTTCCTGATTATCGCCTTCGTCATTTTCCTGATCGTGAAAGCTGCCAATCGCGCACGTATGTCGAGTTCAATGGCTCCGAAAGAATAG